One Tumebacillus amylolyticus DNA segment encodes these proteins:
- a CDS encoding peptidylprolyl isomerase: MSTKTTSMFLSGILLAGSLIAPAAQKAEAASNITVTLDGNVQLFDQPPVTVQDRTLVPLRKIFEALGATVNWDEDTQTVTAVKDRNTIKLQIGSNTAHKNDQSLTLDVPAQVQNDRTLVPVRFVSEALGAYVYWHEDTQTVDIRTPGVAKHYANPPVMSLDTSKDYSAVVDTNKGTFKIHLDFSDAPLTVNNFVFLARDHYYDHVKFHRIVESFMIQAGDPTATGSGGPGYTFQDELSPTKHYVPGTVAMANAGPNTNGSQFFIGTGDDVKNLDRYPNYTVFGEVTDGMDVVHAIAATPVTESRYGEVSQPIEDVVINTVTIEEK, from the coding sequence TTGTCCACCAAAACCACCTCGATGTTCCTGTCCGGGATCCTGCTTGCCGGGTCTCTGATCGCACCTGCCGCTCAGAAAGCGGAAGCCGCTTCCAATATCACGGTCACGCTGGATGGAAATGTTCAACTCTTCGACCAGCCTCCTGTCACGGTGCAAGACCGCACCCTCGTCCCGTTGCGCAAGATCTTCGAAGCCCTCGGTGCTACGGTCAATTGGGACGAAGACACCCAGACGGTCACCGCCGTCAAGGACCGCAACACGATCAAACTGCAAATCGGCTCAAACACTGCGCATAAAAATGACCAGTCCCTGACGCTCGACGTCCCGGCTCAGGTCCAGAACGACCGCACCTTGGTCCCCGTACGCTTCGTGAGCGAGGCGCTCGGTGCCTATGTCTACTGGCACGAAGATACGCAGACGGTCGACATCCGCACACCCGGTGTGGCCAAGCACTATGCGAACCCGCCTGTGATGAGCCTTGATACTTCCAAGGACTACAGCGCCGTCGTTGATACGAACAAAGGCACGTTCAAGATCCACCTCGACTTCTCCGATGCTCCGCTTACCGTCAATAACTTTGTGTTCCTCGCACGCGATCATTATTACGATCATGTCAAGTTTCATCGCATCGTCGAGAGCTTCATGATCCAGGCCGGCGACCCGACCGCCACCGGCTCAGGCGGCCCCGGTTACACGTTCCAAGACGAACTTTCCCCGACCAAGCACTACGTCCCCGGTACCGTCGCGATGGCAAACGCCGGCCCGAACACCAACGGCAGCCAGTTTTTCATCGGAACGGGCGATGATGTGAAGAACTTGGATCGCTACCCGAACTACACGGTGTTTGGCGAAGTGACGGACGGCATGGACGTTGTCCACGCCATCGCCGCAACGCCGGTCACCGAATCCCGATACGGCGAGGTCTCGCAGCCGATCGAAGATGTCGTGATCAACACCGTAACAATCGAAGAGAAGTAA